The Anaerolineales bacterium sequence GCTGGCATCGACCGACGAGCGGTAGGCCGAATCGTGCAGCAGCTTCCAGATGGCGAATTCGACCCCCGCATCCGCAGCATACTGCTCGCGTTGGTCGCCCCCCAAGTCGAGACCGGCGATGAGGCTGGTGCTCACGTTGGAGAGGAAGGGTCCCATGAGGATCGCGCCGATGGCGAGCACCCACAACGCAGCCGGCAGCGTTTTTCCGGCTTCCGCAGTATGGAGTCGTCGAAATCCGTTTGCGATTCTGACGAACAGGGACGTCTTCATTACAACCATCGAGTCAAATTTCTCCATCCGCCGGTGCAGCATCAATGCACACGCATGGCCAGATCTAATGACTTCGTTTCTGAAACGGCGCCGTCGTCGCTGGTCGCTGTGATCGACACGTGGATCAGATTTCCGATAACAGAAAAGACGATGTCGCCTTGATCTTCGATACGCCTGGCGACGACGAGAGTCGATTGAACGACACCACCGAGCAATTGCTCTCGCACGAGCGTCTTGTTCGCAGGATCGTAGGAATAACGATATTCCACGCTGGGGTCGCCCGTGGTCAGCGTGCCGTATACCAATCCGCTGCCGCCCGTGGCAGTTTGTGCTTCGCTTACGTCGCGGCCGAGCCAGACGGATGCATTCTGCAGACTTTGCAGCACGCTCAGGCGAGCGTTCCCGTTCGAAGTCACGACGAAGAATTGGAACACGGCGGTGCCGATCAAACCGGCCACAGAGGCCGTGATGAACATGGAGACCATCAGCTCCGGAATCGTGGCGCCGCGATCGCTCTGTCCCAATCGCCGTACGCGGCCCTTGCACACCCGCAGGTGCTCCAACACGACAGCCAACACTTCCATCAACGATCCACCTTGTAACAGGTCAAATCGAGAATCAGTCCCTCACTTCCCGATATCGAGACGGTGATCTTCTGCATTCCATCGTCCCACAGCGAACTGATGAACGTCTCACTGGAGGCCTGCCAGTATTCGATACTGACTGCAACCGTGTAGCCCGGTTCCGGCGCAACCGGGGGATACGGCGAGGAAATCGGATCGGCGCTGTACGGCGAGTCCTGGATCAATTCGAGCTGGGAGCGGGCGAGCACCTCCGCGCTCACCCGGCTGTGTTTGGCCTTCACGCCGGCCGTGCCGGTGTAGATCGAAGTGAGCAGGATCCCCACCGACAAAGCCAGAACGGCCAATGCGATCAGCTCTTCCACCAACGCCTGGCCGCGCTCGTCGCGATGCAGCGCTCCACGAGAAGCCGCGCGCATCATTTGATCGCCCCCAATAGTTGATACATGGGCATGATCACCGACACGGCCACGAATCCGACGACCAGTCCGACGAAAACGGTCATCGCCGGCTCCAACAAAGAAGTCATCGTCTTGATCGATCTGTCCGCTTCGTCTTCGTAAAAGTCGGCCAGCGTCTCCAGATGACTGTCCATCGTTCCGGTTTCTTCTCCGATACGCAGCATGAAGGAAACCATCTGGGGGAAATAGGGGATACGCGAAAACGGCTCCGACACCGTCCTTCCTTGGAGTGTTTCCTGGCGCACGTTCTCCAGGGCTGCGGAGATGACGACATTACCCACGGTCTGTCGGGTCAGCTCGATGACGTCGGGCAAGGGCAATCCGGCCTGCAGCAGCGTGGCCATCGTACGGCTGATCCGCGATACCGTTCCCTGAACGAGGATGCGGCCCAGAATCGGCAGCCTGAGCAAAACTGCATCCCGGCGCCGGCGCCCTTCTTCCGTCGAAACGTACCAGGTGAGGAAGACGGCGATCACCGAAGCGCCGACGAACAGATAAACGTTGTAGGCCGTGAATGCGTTGACCAGCGCCAGGAGCAATTTCGTCGTCCAGGGTAAATCCGCGCCGAATTCCTCGAACAACCCCATCAGGGGCGGCAGGGTGACGTTGATGATGATGATCGCCACGACGACCGCCAGCATCAGAATGCCGACGGGATACGCCATGGCACCGCGGATTTTCGAAGCCGTAGCTTGCGCCTTCTCCATGTAGGCGGCGAGCTGCCGCAGGATGACGCCGAAATTCCCCGTCCGTTGACCGACCTCGACCATGCGGCAGTAGATGTTGTCGAAGGCCAGGGGGTGTTTCTCCATGGCAGCGGACAGCGAGCTGCCCATGCGAACGTCTTCCTCGATTTCGTGAATGGACTCACTCAGCGATTTGTTCGTCACGTGTTCGCCAAGAAGCCGCAGGGCGGACATCAATGCCACGCCCGCATCGACCAGGGTTGCCAGTTGGCGTGAGAATAGAATCACGTCGCGCTTCTTGGGACCGAAAAGAGAAGGAAACCAGCGGCTGAGATCGAAGCGCTTGCGCACCTCCTGCAAGTCGGCGATGGTCAGGTTTCGTTCGAAGAGTATGCGTTCCGCAGCATCTTCCTTCTCGACGTCGAGAATTCCTTCGAGCTGTTTACCCTGCGGTGTATAGGCCAGGTATTTGTAAGGCATTGCGCTATCCTTCAGCTTCCAACCGGTCGAGTCTCATCCACGGATCATCCCAACGTATAAACATTCTTCATGACCTCACTCGGAGTGGTCACACCCTGTTTGACCTTCAGCATCCCGTCGCGCCGCATGGGGATCATCCCGCGCTGCGTCGCTTCGGCCTTCATTTCAGAGGCGCTCGCTGAACGCAGCAGCAGTTCGCGAATCGAATCGCCCACCGTCAGAACTTCGAAAACGCCGGTTCGGCCCAGATAACCCGTCTGGCCGCAAAAATTACAGCCCTCTCCCACGTAGCAACTCACCAGTTCTTGTCCCATCGCCTCGCGGTATGCAGCTCGCTCTTGAAGCGTGGGTTCTTTTTCAATGCGGCAGTGCGGACAGATCTGCCGCACGAGACGCTGCGCCACGATTCCCACCACACTCGATACCAACAGATAACGTTCGACGCCGAGATCGGCCAATCGGATTAAAGCGCCCGGGGCATCGTTGGCGTGAATCGAGGAGAGCACCATGTGACCCGTCAACGCGGCTTGCACCGCCGTGTTCGCCGTCTCGCTGTCACGTATTTCACCTACCATGATCACGTCGGGGTCCAGGCGCATGATGCCGCGCAAGCCGGAAGCGAAGACGATTCCCGCAGCGCGGTTGACCTGGATCTGGTTGATTCCCGGAAAGTTGTATTCCACAGGATCCTCGATCGTCAGAATATGAAGTTCGGCGCGATCGAGTTGATTGAGTGCTGCGTAGAGTGTGGTCGTTTTCCCGCTTCCCGTCGGACCGCAAACCAGCACCATACCAAAAGGTGCGCGAATCATGCTGTTGAAACTGGTCAACGGCGCCGGCAGAAAACCGAGTCCAGGCAAATCCAGGATCGTGTCCGAGCGCCCCAGGAGACGAAGGACGACCATCTCACCCCACGTCGTATCGCTGGTCGCTACGCGGAAGAATACTTCCTCGCCGTCGAACGTGCGCGCGAATTGCCCATCCTGCGGACGTCTGCGTTCAGCGATGTTGATGTCCGCCAGAACTTTGATCCGCGAGAGGAGCGGCAAATGGCTGCCCTTGGGCAGCGAAAGTATCTCGCGCATCGCCCCATCGATGCGGAATCGAACTTTAACCCCATCGCGATCCGGAGCAATGTGAATGTCCGAAGCCCGATCCCGGTAAGCCTGCTCGAGCATCAAATCGACAGATCGCACGACCGGGTCCTGATCGATTTCGTCCGAAACCAGAGTCATTTCCTCCGGCAGGGCGTAATCGACCGAAGGCGCAAACTCTGCGATCTCTTTCTCGATCTCGTCCCGGGCACGATAGTTGAGATCGATCGCAGAATGAATGTCCGCACGCACACCCACTAGCGGTAAAACCCGTCTCCCGGAGCGTGCGGTAAGCTCCTCGATCGCTTCGATATCCGTAGGGTCTTCCATGACGACCGCGAGCGCGCCGTCGACGATGTCGAGTGGGACGAGATGACGCTTCCGGGCGATGTCCTCCGGGATGCTTTTCAGCGCCTCCGCCTGGACGAGGTGCCGCTTCAAGTCAATCAGGGGCAAACTCAAATGCAGGCTCAACGCCATCGCCAGGCTTTCCGGATTCACC is a genomic window containing:
- a CDS encoding type II secretion system F family protein produces the protein MPYKYLAYTPQGKQLEGILDVEKEDAAERILFERNLTIADLQEVRKRFDLSRWFPSLFGPKKRDVILFSRQLATLVDAGVALMSALRLLGEHVTNKSLSESIHEIEEDVRMGSSLSAAMEKHPLAFDNIYCRMVEVGQRTGNFGVILRQLAAYMEKAQATASKIRGAMAYPVGILMLAVVVAIIIINVTLPPLMGLFEEFGADLPWTTKLLLALVNAFTAYNVYLFVGASVIAVFLTWYVSTEEGRRRRDAVLLRLPILGRILVQGTVSRISRTMATLLQAGLPLPDVIELTRQTVGNVVISAALENVRQETLQGRTVSEPFSRIPYFPQMVSFMLRIGEETGTMDSHLETLADFYEDEADRSIKTMTSLLEPAMTVFVGLVVGFVAVSVIMPMYQLLGAIK
- a CDS encoding GspE/PulE family protein; protein product: MAYQSSANNPLPSQSLGQVLIDSKLITAEQLGRAREMEKASGKRLGSILIDNGWVNPESLAMALSLHLSLPLIDLKRHLVQAEALKSIPEDIARKRHLVPLDIVDGALAVVMEDPTDIEAIEELTARSGRRVLPLVGVRADIHSAIDLNYRARDEIEKEIAEFAPSVDYALPEEMTLVSDEIDQDPVVRSVDLMLEQAYRDRASDIHIAPDRDGVKVRFRIDGAMREILSLPKGSHLPLLSRIKVLADINIAERRRPQDGQFARTFDGEEVFFRVATSDTTWGEMVVLRLLGRSDTILDLPGLGFLPAPLTSFNSMIRAPFGMVLVCGPTGSGKTTTLYAALNQLDRAELHILTIEDPVEYNFPGINQIQVNRAAGIVFASGLRGIMRLDPDVIMVGEIRDSETANTAVQAALTGHMVLSSIHANDAPGALIRLADLGVERYLLVSSVVGIVAQRLVRQICPHCRIEKEPTLQERAAYREAMGQELVSCYVGEGCNFCGQTGYLGRTGVFEVLTVGDSIRELLLRSASASEMKAEATQRGMIPMRRDGMLKVKQGVTTPSEVMKNVYTLG